One region of Primulina tabacum isolate GXHZ01 chromosome 1, ASM2559414v2, whole genome shotgun sequence genomic DNA includes:
- the LOC142517767 gene encoding membrane-associated kinase regulator 5-like, with protein MEGLGIRKFWRNSSAGDEVRGAAFVTVEEENDEDDSFFDLVFKPPTSCKGGNAGSKKDFEFIESSRDVFLSKSEFMISKPLSQAVTLVRSTPKFRVFMLGFKRTTKCGKVDQSCGESKASTSNQSSKPSKKERENRFSGKFGVEEMSIAPVLGRENSLRSRLLRDEDDDETLSVGASSVKSIPKYLKLIRPFQMKASKKAKVSNSITPSHSPETAPVNFSPSKLSVGSRSVGSLKIAARNLVKSRSVSATASTISLAPPSVRRRDDSLLEQHDGIQGAILHCKKSYNSSKEFS; from the exons ATGGAAGGACTTGGGATTCGGAAATTCTGGCGGAATTCCTCCGCCGGAGACGAAGTTCGTGGGGCGGCATTCGTCACCgttgaagaagaaaatgatgaAGACGACTCATTCTTCGATTTGGTTTTCAAACCGCCTACCAGCTGCAAAGGAGGCAACGCCGGTTCGAAGAAGGATTTCGAGTTCATTGAATCTTCTAGAGATGTTTTTCTGAGCAAAAGTGAGTTCATGATCTCCAAGCCTCTGTCACAGGCGGTTACTCTCGTGCGATCGACACCGAAGTTCAGAGTCTTCATGTTAGGTTTCAAAAGAACCACGAAATGTGGGAAGGTTGATCAGTCCTGCGGCGAATCGAAGGCGAGTACGTCGAATCAATCCTCGAAGCCTTCGAAAAAGGAACGGGAAAATCGTTTCTCCGGAAAGTTCGGGGTGGAGGAAATGTCAATCGCGCCGGTTTTAGGTAGAGAGAACAGTTTGAGAAGCAGGCTGTTGAGAGACGAAGACGATGACGAAACTCTGTCCGTCGGTGCTTCGTCGGTGAAGTCGATTCCAAAGTATCTGAAACTGATTCGACCTTTCCAAATGAAGGCGTCGAAGAAGGCGAAGGTTTCGAATTCCATCACGCCGTCGCACTCTCCGGAGACAGCGCCGGTGAATTTTTCTCCAAGCAAATTATCCGTGGGGAGCAGATCGGTCGGAAGTTTAAAGATCGCGGCAAGGAACTTGGTGAAGAGCCGATCAGTTTCAGCCACAGCTTCGACCATATCTCTAGCTCCGCCGTCTGTCCGCCGTAGAGATGACTCGTTGCTGGAACAGCATGATGGCATCCAAGGCGCCATACTTCATTGTAAAAAATCCTATAATTCATCCAAAG AATTTTCATAA